Proteins encoded within one genomic window of Acinetobacter sp. YWS30-1:
- a CDS encoding glycosyltransferase family 2 protein, translating to MIIDESQREASRIYFSVQLKFVIALMGACFWTVFSIWIAQDWLHDLSTYVGYFWAIFLIYGIAIIPGFMNSFAALSLMMDRRPKRQPLAVYPGITMLVAAYNEAASIEDTLVSINQQKYPGKLQVIVINDGSQDETAEIVRKAESRFPWLTLLDLKQNAGKAHALNEGLKLAEHDLVITVDADSYLHRVALINIVERYVADPPNTRAVAGKILVRNSRTNLLTKTQEWDYFLGISATKRLQSLYQGTLVAQGAFSIYDRNALIEVGGWPECVGEDIVLTWALLNAGYRIGHCEDACLFTNAPTTLKVFVKQRQRWARGMIEAFIKHPSILMWVESTSTQKIIKNRCSLLVGVSASLAGLQA from the coding sequence ATGATCATTGATGAAAGTCAAAGAGAAGCTTCCCGAATTTATTTTTCTGTGCAGTTAAAGTTTGTGATCGCGTTAATGGGTGCGTGTTTTTGGACCGTATTTTCCATCTGGATTGCTCAGGACTGGTTGCATGATTTGAGCACTTATGTTGGTTACTTTTGGGCTATTTTTCTGATTTATGGTATTGCCATTATTCCAGGATTTATGAACTCATTTGCGGCATTAAGCCTGATGATGGACAGACGCCCTAAACGCCAGCCATTAGCAGTTTATCCAGGGATTACCATGTTGGTGGCTGCTTACAATGAAGCCGCGTCAATTGAAGACACTTTGGTCAGTATTAACCAGCAAAAATATCCGGGAAAATTACAGGTTATTGTGATCAATGATGGTTCTCAGGATGAAACCGCAGAGATTGTTCGCAAAGCAGAATCAAGATTTCCCTGGCTGACTTTATTGGATTTAAAGCAAAATGCAGGGAAAGCGCACGCCTTAAATGAAGGCCTGAAACTTGCGGAACATGATCTGGTAATTACCGTCGATGCGGATTCCTATCTCCATCGTGTTGCCCTGATCAATATTGTTGAACGCTATGTGGCAGATCCTCCAAATACACGTGCGGTTGCAGGTAAAATTCTGGTACGTAATTCGCGTACCAATCTGCTGACCAAAACTCAGGAATGGGACTATTTTCTGGGAATCTCAGCAACCAAACGCCTGCAATCTCTCTATCAGGGAACTTTGGTAGCGCAAGGTGCTTTTTCTATTTATGACCGTAATGCCCTGATTGAAGTCGGTGGCTGGCCTGAATGTGTAGGTGAAGATATTGTGCTGACTTGGGCCTTGTTAAATGCAGGTTATCGGATTGGCCATTGTGAGGATGCCTGCCTGTTTACCAATGCACCGACGACGCTTAAAGTGTTTGTTAAACAGCGTCAGCGTTGGGCTCGTGGCATGATTGAGGCATTCATTAAACATCCTAGTATTTTAATGTGGGTAGAGAGTACTTCAACCCAGAAGATTATCAAGAATCGATGCTCGCTCTTGGTTGGCGTCAGCGCTTCGCTGGCTGGTCTGCAGGCTTAA
- the phoU gene encoding phosphate signaling complex protein PhoU, with protein sequence MSPNNPVLSHHISSQFNEELQDVNTKFMTMGGMVEQQVANAIHALLDTDAAMAVDVQFQDNTVNRLESEIDEALTLILARRHPAAIDLRMVLAMSKANTDLERIGDEASKIARIAQTLCEEGGSPRGYMETRHIGNQVRVMIHDALDAFARLDVDQALRVMQADADIDREYQSATRTLMTYMIEDPRHISRVINVLWVLRSLERIGDHARNISEQVIYMVKGLDVRHSSVEEIEQKFQR encoded by the coding sequence TTGAGTCCCAATAATCCTGTGCTCAGTCATCATATTTCTTCGCAATTCAATGAAGAATTGCAGGATGTAAATACCAAATTCATGACCATGGGTGGCATGGTAGAACAGCAGGTAGCCAATGCCATTCATGCGCTGCTGGATACAGATGCTGCCATGGCGGTCGATGTGCAGTTTCAGGACAATACTGTGAACCGCTTGGAAAGTGAAATTGATGAGGCACTCACTCTGATTTTGGCTCGCCGTCATCCCGCTGCCATTGATCTGCGTATGGTGCTTGCCATGTCCAAGGCCAATACCGATCTGGAACGGATTGGAGATGAAGCATCGAAAATTGCCCGTATTGCCCAGACTTTGTGTGAAGAGGGTGGTTCACCACGCGGTTATATGGAAACCCGACATATTGGTAACCAAGTTCGAGTGATGATTCATGATGCATTGGATGCCTTTGCTCGTCTGGATGTAGACCAAGCGCTGCGCGTGATGCAGGCCGATGCCGACATTGACCGGGAATATCAGTCCGCTACCCGTACTTTAATGACCTATATGATTGAAGATCCACGGCATATTAGTCGGGTGATTAATGTACTTTGGGTACTACGTTCGCTGGAACGCATTGGAGATCATGCACGTAATATTTCGGAACAGGTCATTTATATGGTCAAGGGCCTGGATGTACGGCATAGCAGTGTCGAAGAAATTGAGCAAAAATTTCAACGTTAA
- a CDS encoding TolC family outer membrane protein — translation MKLKLIVSACLLGASPTLFALDLLEAYQRAQQNDPNWQANLLQYQSDQLNLGIASGNLLPTVTLSGNVTRKNQSADNSSIEGLPAEFGELQGSSTTTRQIAVTARQPLFRWDAWQGYKQVKTSVELSEVNLRLQKQQHILQVAEAYFNVLRQQSLTTAYLQEEQALSEQLRMMNAKLREGLVARSDVSEANAQYQSAQANRISTQVQLVLAQEQLAQLIGPYQENLAVLREDFQFQKPVPSNIGSWTELAQNQNLEILQARLQKRYSEDAKRVEQAALYPQVEAVGTYGYLKQTPETVLSTNGDFDQIGVEVNWNLFTGGRTQKSIRQAGVNVQRSEAQLDAAIRKANTDVKQSYLQVETDEAKLNARKAAMQSSDIVSQASRAQYQEGLKTMVDVLLAQRNAFSAKTDYLNAKYDYLLHVLQLQASVGQLTEKELAEMNAWLIEYDRS, via the coding sequence ATGAAATTAAAACTCATCGTCAGTGCCTGTTTATTGGGTGCCAGTCCGACACTGTTTGCGCTGGATCTGCTTGAAGCTTATCAGCGTGCCCAGCAGAATGATCCGAACTGGCAGGCGAATCTGTTGCAATACCAGTCGGATCAGCTCAATCTGGGCATTGCCAGCGGAAATTTATTGCCGACTGTGACTTTATCTGGAAATGTGACCCGTAAAAACCAGTCTGCTGATAATTCATCGATAGAAGGTTTGCCTGCCGAATTTGGGGAACTACAAGGTTCGAGTACGACCACACGGCAGATTGCAGTCACTGCACGTCAGCCACTGTTTCGTTGGGATGCCTGGCAGGGTTATAAGCAGGTCAAAACCTCGGTAGAACTCAGCGAAGTTAATCTGCGTCTGCAAAAGCAGCAGCATATTTTGCAGGTGGCAGAAGCCTATTTTAATGTTTTACGTCAGCAGTCTTTAACCACAGCTTATTTACAGGAAGAGCAGGCTTTATCAGAACAGTTAAGGATGATGAATGCCAAACTTCGAGAAGGGCTCGTGGCGAGAAGTGATGTCAGTGAAGCCAATGCCCAATATCAGAGTGCGCAAGCTAACCGGATTTCTACACAGGTGCAGTTGGTTCTAGCTCAGGAACAGTTGGCTCAGTTGATTGGACCTTATCAGGAAAATCTGGCGGTTCTGCGTGAGGATTTCCAGTTTCAGAAACCTGTTCCGAGTAATATCGGTTCCTGGACCGAACTGGCACAAAACCAGAATCTGGAAATTCTACAGGCCCGTTTGCAGAAACGCTATTCGGAAGATGCCAAGCGGGTAGAGCAGGCGGCTCTCTATCCTCAGGTTGAAGCCGTCGGAACCTATGGCTATTTAAAGCAGACTCCTGAAACAGTGTTATCAACCAATGGTGATTTTGACCAGATTGGCGTCGAGGTCAACTGGAACCTGTTTACCGGGGGCCGAACCCAAAAAAGTATTCGTCAGGCCGGCGTAAATGTGCAGCGAAGTGAAGCCCAACTGGATGCCGCAATCCGCAAAGCCAACACCGATGTCAAACAGTCTTATCTGCAGGTAGAAACGGATGAGGCCAAACTCAATGCACGTAAAGCAGCGATGCAATCTTCAGATATTGTGTCTCAAGCTTCCAGAGCTCAATATCAGGAAGGTTTAAAAACCATGGTGGATGTATTGCTGGCGCAGCGTAATGCCTTCTCTGCTAAGACTGACTATCTGAATGCTAAATATGATTATTTGCTGCATGTACTGCAATTACAGGCTTCAGTAGGACAATTGACAGAAAAGGAACTGGCAGAGATGAATGCCTGGCTCATTGAATATGACCGTTCTTAA
- the thiC gene encoding phosphomethylpyrimidine synthase ThiC: MSQLTNLSSETPLTPHEQEARDLTRILPASRKVYLQGSRPDIQVPMREISLSETPTGLGGEYNAPLMVYDTSGVYTDPNVEIDLNKGLPNLREGWIEQRNDTEMLDDLSSEFGRQRLRDIRTANIRFAHIQKPRRAKLGQNVTQMHYAKQGIITPEMEYIAIRENLRQLEGTDMRQHPGQNFGAKNLQEITPEFVRQEVAAGRAIIPANINHPELEPMIIGRNFLVKINANIGNSALGSSIEEEVSKMTWATRWGADTIMDLSTGQNIHETREWIIRNSPVPIGTVPIYQALEKVNGVAEDLTWEIFKDTLIEQAEQGVDYFTIHAGVLLRYVPLTANRLTGIVSRGGSIMAQWCLAHHQENFLYTHFDEICEIMKAYDVSFSLGDGLRPGCIQDANDEAQFAELRTLGELTHRAWEHDVQVMIEGPGHVPMHMIKENMDLQLEVCKEAPFYTLGPLTTDIAPGYDHITSAIGAAMIGWYGTAMLCYVTPKEHLGLPNKKDVKDGIITYKIAAHAADLAKGHPGAQARDNALSKARFEFRWEDQFNLSLDPDTARSMHDETMPKAAHKSAHFCSMCGPKFCSMKITQNVRDYASQLSADETPAVTQAEIEAGLKQMKNDFHSSGQKLYHKV, from the coding sequence ATGAGCCAGTTAACGAATCTTTCTTCTGAAACTCCCCTTACTCCACACGAGCAGGAAGCGCGCGATCTGACCCGCATTCTGCCGGCTTCCCGGAAAGTTTATCTGCAAGGCTCGCGTCCTGATATTCAGGTGCCCATGCGAGAAATTTCTCTCAGCGAAACTCCGACTGGTCTGGGCGGTGAATATAATGCACCGTTGATGGTCTATGACACTTCAGGGGTTTATACCGATCCAAATGTTGAAATTGATCTGAATAAAGGCCTACCAAATCTGCGTGAAGGCTGGATTGAACAACGTAATGACACAGAAATGCTGGATGATTTAAGTTCTGAGTTTGGTCGCCAACGTCTGCGCGATATCCGTACTGCCAATATCCGCTTTGCCCATATCCAGAAACCACGCCGGGCTAAACTTGGCCAGAATGTGACCCAGATGCACTATGCCAAACAGGGCATTATTACGCCGGAAATGGAATATATCGCGATTCGGGAAAACCTGCGTCAGCTGGAAGGGACCGATATGCGCCAGCATCCGGGACAGAATTTTGGTGCCAAAAATTTACAGGAAATCACCCCTGAATTTGTCCGTCAGGAAGTCGCTGCAGGCCGTGCCATTATTCCTGCCAATATCAATCACCCTGAACTGGAACCAATGATCATCGGGCGCAATTTCCTGGTGAAAATCAATGCCAATATCGGGAACTCCGCACTAGGTTCAAGTATTGAAGAAGAAGTGTCAAAAATGACCTGGGCAACCCGCTGGGGTGCCGATACGATTATGGATCTGTCGACTGGTCAGAATATTCATGAAACCCGTGAATGGATTATCCGTAACTCTCCAGTGCCAATCGGTACCGTACCAATTTATCAGGCACTAGAAAAAGTCAACGGTGTAGCTGAAGACCTGACCTGGGAAATCTTTAAAGATACCTTGATTGAACAGGCTGAACAGGGCGTGGATTACTTCACGATTCATGCCGGTGTGTTACTTCGTTATGTACCACTGACCGCGAATCGTTTGACTGGCATCGTATCGCGTGGTGGTTCGATCATGGCACAGTGGTGTCTGGCCCATCATCAGGAAAACTTCCTTTATACCCATTTCGATGAAATTTGTGAAATCATGAAAGCCTATGATGTGTCTTTCAGCCTTGGGGATGGCTTACGTCCGGGCTGTATTCAGGATGCCAATGACGAAGCGCAATTTGCCGAGCTACGGACTTTAGGTGAACTAACGCATCGTGCCTGGGAACATGATGTACAGGTGATGATCGAAGGTCCTGGCCATGTACCGATGCATATGATTAAGGAAAATATGGATCTGCAGCTGGAAGTCTGTAAGGAAGCGCCTTTTTATACTCTTGGGCCGTTAACCACAGATATCGCACCGGGTTATGACCACATTACTTCGGCGATAGGTGCCGCGATGATTGGCTGGTACGGTACGGCAATGCTTTGCTACGTGACACCGAAAGAACATTTAGGCTTGCCGAACAAGAAAGATGTCAAAGATGGCATCATTACCTACAAGATTGCTGCACATGCTGCTGATCTGGCCAAAGGCCATCCGGGAGCACAAGCACGTGATAATGCTCTGTCTAAAGCCCGTTTTGAGTTCCGTTGGGAAGACCAGTTTAACCTGAGCCTGGATCCGGACACAGCACGCAGTATGCATGATGAAACCATGCCAAAAGCGGCGCATAAATCGGCTCACTTCTGCTCAATGTGCGGACCAAAGTTCTGTTCAATGAAAATCACGCAAAATGTGCGGGATTATGCCAGCCAGTTATCTGCTGATGAAACCCCGGCTGTAACGCAGGCAGAGATTGAAGCCGGCCTTAAGCAGATGAAAAACGATTTCCATAGCTCTGGTCAAAAATTGTACCACAAGGTGTAA
- a CDS encoding NUDIX domain-containing protein, with protein MNIIKQASYNKKDFRIEAREFLYRGFIQVEKVTLRHRVFHQESYKPALQRELIHRPEAAGVLLYNDQQQKFGLIEQFRIGGLDDQDTPWQLEVIAGVLDGDETPETCIRREAFEESGCTVDSLQHLFSFYPSAGACSELFHLYVAQTELPEEGGVFGMPDEGENIQLHILDYADIPTLLNNGRLRNAPVIMALQWLQQHQQAVPSGLRGQT; from the coding sequence ATGAATATTATTAAACAAGCCTCTTATAATAAAAAAGATTTTAGGATAGAGGCCCGTGAGTTTTTATATCGGGGATTTATTCAGGTGGAAAAAGTCACGTTACGTCATCGTGTCTTCCATCAGGAATCTTATAAACCTGCATTGCAGCGTGAGCTCATCCATCGTCCTGAAGCCGCTGGGGTACTGCTGTATAACGATCAACAGCAAAAATTCGGCTTGATTGAACAGTTCCGTATTGGCGGGCTGGATGATCAGGATACGCCATGGCAACTAGAAGTCATTGCCGGTGTACTGGATGGCGATGAAACGCCTGAGACCTGTATTCGCCGCGAAGCTTTCGAAGAGTCAGGCTGCACTGTTGATTCCTTACAGCATCTTTTCAGTTTCTACCCTTCTGCCGGTGCCTGCTCGGAACTGTTTCATCTTTATGTCGCCCAGACTGAACTGCCTGAAGAAGGCGGTGTTTTTGGTATGCCGGATGAAGGGGAAAATATCCAGCTGCACATTCTGGATTATGCCGATATTCCGACCCTGCTGAATAATGGTCGCTTGAGAAATGCACCTGTGATTATGGCCTTACAATGGCTACAACAGCATCAACAGGCTGTCCCATCAGGTTTAAGGGGGCAGACATGA